A single genomic interval of Musa acuminata AAA Group cultivar baxijiao chromosome BXJ3-4, Cavendish_Baxijiao_AAA, whole genome shotgun sequence harbors:
- the LOC135636013 gene encoding cinnamoyl-CoA reductase 1-like, with amino-acid sequence MAPAFVHRDRNTICVMDASCSLGVSLVDRLLQRGYTVHAAAYNHGDSSGNLKRLSGENTRLKLFQADPFDYHSIVEVMKGCSGLFYTFEPPQDQFYDELMVEIEVRAAHNVLEACAQVETIERVVFTSSVTAVVWSENQEPVTDVDERGWSEPSFCRTFKLWHALAKTLAEKTAWAMAMDRGVDMVAVNAGLVTVPGISVTSPYLKGAQRMYEGGVLVTVDVDFLVDAHVAVYESPSAYGRYLCFSDAVCRPHDAVKLAQLLSPYDAGAPPCDELRVVQQRIQNKKLHKMMVEFDAGKHVDE; translated from the exons ATGGCACCAGCCTTCGTTCACCGTGATCGGAATACCATCTGCGTCATGGACGCGTCATGTAGCCTCGGTGTCTCGCTCGTCGACAGGCTCCTACAAAGAGGATACACTGTTCATGCCGCTGCTTACAACCATG GTGACTCGAGTGGCAATCTGAAGAGGCTATCCGGCGAGAACACCCGGCTTAAGCTCTTTCAAGCGGACCCCTTCGACTACCACAGCATCGTGGAAGTCATGAAGGGTTGCTCGGGCCTGTTCTACACCTTTGAGCCTCCTCAGGATCAATTCTATGAT GAGCTCATGGTCGAAATCGAGGTGAGGGCAGCACACAACGTGCTGGAAGCATGCGCTCAAGTCGAAACCATCGAAAGGGTCGTCTTCACCTCATCGGTGACGGCCGTCGTTTGGTCGGAGAACCAAGAGCCGGTGACGGACGTGGACGAGAGGGGATGGAGCGAACCCAGCTTCTGCAGAACGTTCAAG CTTTGGCACGCGCTGGCGAAGACGTTAGCGGAGAAGACGGCGTGGGCCATGGCGATGGACCGAGGCGTCGACATGGTCGCCGTCAACGCCGGGCTCGTAACGGTGCCAGGGATCTCCGTCACCAGCCCCTACCTGAAGGGCGCGCAGCGGATGTACGAGGGCGGCGTCTTGGTGACGGTGGACGTCGACTTCCTAGTCGACGCCCACGTCGCCGTTTACGAGAGCCCGTCTGCTTACGGACGTTATCTCTGCTTCAGTGACGCCGTTTGCCGCCCTCATGACGCCGTTAAGCTCGCCCAGTTGCTCTCTCCGTACGACGCCGGCGCTCCCCCATG TGATGAGTTGAGGGTTGTACAACAGCGGATCCAGAACAAGAAGCTTCacaagatgatggtggaatttgacgCGGGTAAACACGTGGACGAGTAG